Within Anolis sagrei isolate rAnoSag1 chromosome 3, rAnoSag1.mat, whole genome shotgun sequence, the genomic segment CCTGCAGCTACAATTTCTCTACAACACAATTACAATTACATCCATGTTTCCATTATCATTCGAAACTGATGTTTGTGaaacaagaaatatttaaaagcacCTAGCTTCAAAATAAAGTTGGGCTTTCTGAATAGTTTCCCATCCCctgcacaatatatatatatacacacacacacatatatatacacacaaaactttaaaatatatatcaagaGCAAAACACTTCGGTTTCTATCTTCTTTAGCTGCCAAAGAAGGCCATGCTGCTCATCATAAGGATAACACACATACAGTGGCAACAGAATCAGTAGAAAGAAAAGCAGCTGTACTCCAACTGGTAAAGCAACCTGTACTGGCCTGACAAAGCaaaagaagagaataggaagcTGTCATGTGGCCTAAGCCATATCTTCTCCAAAACTAGAAATCTTAACGATACAAATCACCTGGGTTTTTTTAAGCCAAGAGTAACTCAACTAGCTGATCAGTACACTATTTGCTTTCCCCCCACTATATAGAAAGATTACGCCAATGCAGAAGAACTACATCAGCTTCAAGTCTCTTCCTCTTATGCAAACAATATCTAAACCATACCAGAATGCCAACGTTAAAAGGTGAGGCAgtgattctgtttttgtttttactacTAATGAATATTTCTGTTCTCAGCCCAATACTGTTTCAGATGATTATCACTAATAGCTGATGAGTGAATGTATGAGAGGAAATTGTAAAAAGAAACAACTGCAACATTTAACAAGCAAGTAAGTGATACATAATTTCAGGGACAGTTTAtcagaatttagaaaaaaaaattggtaTGGTTACTGCCTGATGCTTTAACACTGATAAAAGAAGAATTTTTGTACATATGTTTTTACGATGTTGAAAAGATGTTTGGATATTGTAAGGAAAGTGAAAATTCTTGCATCATTGCAATACCAAGAAATCAGAATACAGATATTATCAAATGAAATGGGGCAAGGGAAGTTAAACCCTTTAGATAAATCAAACACTTGTGAATTATTTAGGATTTATAATCCACTCAATCTGGAATTTATTTTAGATATTCTCCGACTGAAAAATAAAGGTTTGGATATTATCAATCACAGAAAAATGCAGAGTGGAAAGTAATTTTTGAAATGGCATAAATTCTAAAGTTTTGTGACATTTAATTGTTTGATGGTATTTCTCTGTAGTTTTACATAAAGGTGCTTCAGAATCTGGCTATTAAAAAAAGAACGCAAAATATACATCTTCAGCAATGGCTGCAAGTGATGGAAAAAATACTGCCATTCAAAGAAGTTTATCACAAATGACCTTTTTCTAGAACAAAAAATGCATTCGTTTGATATGAGAGATTCATTTTACAAGAAACAGCTTAAAAATCTTTAAGATCTAGTGATAAACTGCAACTGGTAAATGTAGCAGGCACTGTGGAAATGGATCTTTTGAATCAGACATCTTCACTGATGACAGTTCAGTGTATTCAAATTATTCTCCCCACAGTCTTCACTCATTTCATTAAGCTCCATTTCATGAACCTCTTCTTCATCTCGTGTGTAAGATGTGCTGTTTATATTGTCTTCACAATACATACACAacttgaaaaagaaaggaaaaaataaccCATTATTTCAGTGGCATTTTGTAGTTTGATATATTGCTACATGCACTCAGTTACATGGATTTTAAACTTCTCTGTTTAGGAATAGGTAATAGAAGAATCTCATACTAAGGTTGCTATCTCAGGCAAACATAATTGTATGAACAAGTCTGACTAAATAGTAGAACTAAAAAACAGTATGCTATATTCAAATGGTCCAGGTTGAAGGATGGCATCACACAATTTATATGAAATCTTCCAGTGGCGCTAGACCTTCCACCGCTCCGccccaacatgagccaacaacatTTGGCGTGAAATCTGTTAAAGTTCTTTAAAATTGACAAAAAGCTTGCTTTCATATAGACTTTTTAGCAGTTAGCTGTCAAAAATCTGGGGCCCATAGCATGTCTGACATGGTGGAGCAGTTCTAGATCTGCCAAAGATTCCTAGTTTTGCTCTaagaggaatatatatatatttgaatatatgtaaTTGTATAGCATTATTTCCTCAAATAAagttcagtttttttttaaatcttgagAAACATACAGAATTAGCAACCATCTCAGGAAGTCCACCCTTCTGAATCAATGGATACACTTCAAGAAGCTCTCTTTTTTGATCCTCAGTAAACTTAGGCTGAAACTTCTGCATCTGTTTCAGTTTCTGTTTGTCctcttttaaaacagcttccaagtttctaaaggaaaaacattaaacaattctATTTCAATTCATGCTGATTTTACAAATAGAAGTAACAGAATGTCACACATACGTTTTTAATGCTGAACTGAAATTATTGCTGTATTTTGACACAATTTTAGCCATCGTGGTTCcatattttggaaacactttTTTGCAGAAAGGGCTATAATAACTTTAtccttataccctgccaccatctccatgaagggactcagggtggcttacatatgccCACAAGATGCTTACAAAACGCCCACAAGACATAAAGACAAAACAATCTGTTAtgcaaaacacaattaaaaaaagagcatataaaatataacaatccagagaaaaacagttaaataaaacataagattaTGAAACAGCAGCATTGAAACTCCATCAAAACAATgctaaacaaaaagcaataaccaGTAATACAATGGGCTAAAGAATCTGTAAACATATAAGTCCCATGTTTCCATCTGAAATTAATGAGGTCACTATAAAGTTGACAGGCAATGTGAAGGTGTGCACACACACCAGTAGTAGTCACACTATTTACCAACCATGTACAACACAGGGGATGAACATGAGGCGCATCATGTATAAAAATGAACACATTTTTGGCAGGGGCATTCTTCTTGTATTAGCTGTTCAAATCATAGACAAGAATAAGAGTGAGAGTTGGAGATAAGAATTTGAAACTATAAAATCTGTAGAAATTTAATTGCTGAAGTCATTATGTTGGGCAGTTATCCGTATCTGCAAAGTGACACTGCAGTCACATAATTCTGGACTATGTAAAAGGTGGAATTCAACATACTTCCATTTTGTGGAAATGCTTGCATGCCTAAGGAGCACAAGAACGAATGAACTACTACTTGTATAATGTTAGAAACCAATAGACTCTGCtattagaattatttatttatttctatcccgcttttctcctggATCATGACTCAAAGTGGCACACAACatgtaaaaagcaaaaacataacatacaataaGAAACAGCAGCATCATAGACATAATTCTATCTACAAAAATTCACATAAACGTGATTGACATCTAAACATAGAAACACAGTTAAACAGTCAATAGATCGAAATAGATGAAAAACTGCATGAAATATCAGTTCACTTAAGCCATAGTTAGGTCCATTGCCAGAGGTCTAGTGTGCTGCTTTGCTCCACCAACACTGTGTTGGGTCATCCCATTAATCATTAGGCTATGACAGTACTACATTACAGATGTAGACTGATTGCTGTATAGTATACagttccttaatacagttcatgatGTGGTGACTTCAAACCATAAAATAAACTGTCAACTATCTAAAGTTggttttatataaaaatattactAAATTTGTCTTAACTATATGATTTACTTTGCCTTTTAAACATGTTTTCATTTTCAATTGAAAGAGATAATAGAAACAGAAGAATTAGGTATCTCTACAATTActgtcatctatataaagtaACAGTATTGGTTTGAAATGGCACTTTACATGAAGTAGTTTAGACTTTCaacagctttttttcttttttaaacagaaTTACCTTGATGGTATCTGGTAAGTCATCATAACAGAATCATCTGTATTTGCCATCAGCAACCAGATAGGATCCTGGAGGACATATTTAATGAACTGTTCACTTTCTTCCCCTTCAGTAACTTTTGTTTTATGATTATTTTCTGAGGAATCAATGCTTCCAAAATATTTGCTCGTATGACTTGTCTCGCTACTtccttcagaaacaaaacaaaacaaaacacattttcaataaTGGAGGGTAGAgttttctatttaaatgtttccaAAAGTTATTAATTGCACACATAATTTTACCTGTTCCACTGCCTGACATACCACATCCATTTGAACCAGATCCTAAAGACTCAGTAGCAGCCGAAACACCACTTCTTGATGAACTTGCATCTTCTTGAAGGAGAATATCAAGTAAATCACTTGATACAGAGAAAGTATCACAATTTTGAGCTTCCATTGGAGATTCAACCTTaagagaacaaaaacaaaatatttagtCTAAAAGTTCAAGAAAGGCTTTTTCTCCCTCAAATAATGTTTGGATGGGAGGTTTCAATTTCAGCTTTTTGTAAACAAAGCTTAGAACAAGACTTGGAAGTATTAAAGCAATTTCTATGTTATGATGGACATTCCTCAGACAATAAGATATACTGTCTagtgaaagaaaaggaagcacaTTTATAAGAAAGGAATAACAGAAGAATTATGGGGCATTTCTTCGGGAAGATATTTTTTTCTTGTACACCTCAGCAACTTAATCCTTTCCATATAATTCAGAAGTAAATACCACTGAATTCAATGTGCCTTTGTTCCAAGTAAATGGATGCAGAATTATAGCCTTAtctaaccgcattgagtcgcctttttgggctgaaaaatgcggtatagaaataaagcaaataaataaataaataaataaataatctagtaAGATTGAGATCTGTCACAATTAGGATATCCAAGATAGAGAGCTATCTGCATTGAAACAGAATTTGTTTTGATGTAAATTTCCCTTAACACATATCAATTATTTGGGAGAATGGGCTCCCAGGCATGAACCTCTGTGTGTGTAGCTCTGGTGCCTTCCATTAAGGCgaagtttctcaaccttcctaatgtcgcgaccccttaatacagttcctcatgatgtggtgacttcaaaccataaaattattttcattgttgcttcataactgtaattttgttactgttataaattgtaatgtaaatatctgatatgcaggatgtattttcattcactggatcaaatttggcataaataactgatatgccCATAACTGAATATTGCTGGGtttggggggagattgattttgtcatttgaagttttagttgctggggtttataattaaagagcattttgaacttcaccacaatggaattgaaccaaacttggcacacagagttcccatgaccaacagaaaatactagaagggtttggtgggcattgactttgagttttggagttgtagttcacctacttcgagagcactgtggactcaaacaacctcatacactctcccttgcccgcacgtGAGCACCATGCTGCCGTGCACCAAGTATGCCTGCTCTCACCTCCCTGTTTTGAGTCTCAGAAACCGTCCTCCCCTTTTGGTAGGAGAATGTGCTgtcttttccaaaaagaaagaggacaGGTGGAtagatcttcagcctcctctgccaaaagggttcctgagaccatgagaaatatgttttctgatggtctttggcgacaacTCTGAAATCTCCTCGtcaccccccaggggtctcgaccccccaGATTGGGAAATTAGGGGATCAAGAATTTCTCATctatcactatttatttatttattttatttataccctgcctttctccttatGGGGTATCAAAGTGGCATGCTGTGGCCAGCCCAACATGCCATGTTATACTTTGGGGGAGCAAAGTTGCCAGTGATATATGGCCTGAGTACCTCTCCATCTGTTGCTCTGCCTCTTGCTTCTTCCAGGATTATTACAATAAAAATAGTTAGGTTGATAAAGTGACCTTTATTTAACCAAACATTTTGTATCTGGCGATGCTACTCCATGATAGCTCATCAATTGTCCAAGATGTGAAACCATAGTTTAGTAAGActcattacaattttaaaaaacaacaagaaatccCCCAAGCATATACATTTCAAACAAAATCATTGTTAACATGCAGCACTGGAGAATTCTTTGGCACAGATATTTTGCATGAAGTTACAGAGAATGCTTACAGGGGATGGAGCTTCTCTGTTACAGTCCTTTGATGTCATGGGTTTGCAGGTGGTCCCTCCATCTGTTACAGTTCCAAGGCTGCCCAGTGGACCAGTGGTTCCATTTTCAGTTACTTTAGGCATTTCTTCTAACTGCAAAAGATTCAACTGTAGAGGAGAACTGCATCGTGATTGGAATAACGGTGTTGAAGCCTGATCTTGTGGACCCAAGGACTGTGGTGTACAGGAGCGGGATGGGTCATTTCTGGATTCTATGACAGGGGACTTTTCGTTGTCTGCTGATGGACTGCAATGGAATGGTTGCACTGGAAACACTGTTTGTGGAGGGAATGGGTTCAAGGGAGCGAATGGAGGCTGTGCTGTAAACTGTGATGGTGAAGAGAAAGAGGGCTGGCCAGAAAAACTAGGTGGGTTGGGATAAagtgtttgagaaacactgtggttCACCTGAGGATACACATAGTTGGGTAGTACAAGAGCTACCATTGGGGTCACCAGTGGCGCAGGAAACTGTGGTAAGGGCAAAGCACAATTATTTCCCAAGTCCTGTGATTCATTCAAACCAGAAAGAGAAGCTTCAGGACCTGATGGCACAGTCCCTACAGGTGGAAAAACTGGAAGTGGGTATGTAGGCATAACGGCAGGAAAAGGCATAGTGGGGTGACTTGCTCGGGAAGTATCTGATGGGGTACAGCCTGTTGCATTTGGGCCCAGAAGAGGAAACCTGTGGGGGGTTTTGGTACCAGACACTGTACTATCTGAAGACTCGTGTGGCTTATATCGTTTTGACTTAGATTTCCTGTTcttcccattttttttccaagAGTGTTCTATGCCAGAGCCATGTTGTAGTCCATAAATACCTAGACAGagtgaaaaaggaaagaaagctgtTTAGCAGCGTATTTCTATGTTCAAGTTTTAAAGCAAATAGGATTAGGACTCTGTTCTGAGTCAccatcacagaattatagagatggaaagacctcaagggccatacagtccaaccccattctgccatgcaggaaaagcactccAACAAAAGTCTCCAAGGACAGAGTgtctaccacactccgaggcagagagttccactgttaaatagTTTTTAtgatgaggaagttcttcctaatgttcaggtggaatcttttttcctggaaTTTCAACCCATTGATCCATTGagtccagggtagcagaaaacaagctgctacctctttcttatgacaacctttcaaatagttaaacatggctataatgtctcctctcaactttcttttctgcaggctaaacattcccagccctttaagccactcctcatagggcatggtttcttGTACGTATATATGCCAGGTGACTACTTCTCACTTATCTGCAGAAGAGAGGCATTGTGCACAAATTCCATGACTTAGCTAATCTTTAAAAGATGTTCTAGTTCTAACTTCCAAGAGTCCTGGCTTGAATCAAATTGTCCGCTTGCCCCAGGCTCCCTTTCCAATTCTTTCATTTCTCGAAGTGAGCCTAAATCTCTATAGAGAAGTAGTAAAAGACAGATATTATACTTGTTTCTTCTATGTAGGAAATACTAAATCAAAGTTCTTATGGGCTGGGAGATGAAGGAAAAAGATGGGCACAATTAAAGTTTAATCTCTCATTCATTCTTTTAACAGCTCTAATGTAGGAACACAAGCTTCAGGACAATGTATAACGTGTTTCAAGTCAGCTATAACCCACATTTGGTGCTCAAATTCTGCTAAATCAAAAACAGTAAAACTGAGTTCTGTTTGGATACTGCTGAAGGAGtgacagaaaacaaaaaagattCATACCATGTCCACCAGGATGTTTTCGGCTTTTTTCTTGAAAGTAGTAATTGCAATGATACTGAAAAATATGAgacttctttatttctttacacTTGTTCAAAAAGTTCTGCTCTTCTTTTTGTGTATGCACTGCAAGCACTTCCTTTGTTAATCCTAATTTCTTAAATGTCTCTTTCTCTTGGTTCTTTTGGGAAGTGTTAGACTGTGGAGCAACAAGCTGGCCCTCTGTGGGTTCTGTGCCAGTGGGACCATCTTctattatttctaaaataaaatgaaatgtattTATACATTTAGCCAAAACAAGAGATCATCTCACTTTTTCCACTTTCAAACAGCGAAATGCTAATATGAtttatcagccccagcttctttcACTTCCCTAAGAAAGGAAGAATATAGTAACCTTCTAATCAAgtttatagaaaaaaaaatccttttaggAATAGTAACACTGTTCAATAAAGGAGCACTGTACCTATTTCAGGTTGTGTTTTTTTGTCTCCAACATGAACTATGGTACTGCTGTAGCTGCACTGACTGGTAAAAGATACAACACTTTCAGGTTTTCCAGGCAAAGTCAAAGAGGTTAAGTGAGCGCCAACAACAGTAGAAGATTTATCTGGTGACTCCAACACTGCAGGGCCTATATGAGCTTTTGTCTGCCCATTTTCTTCTGCAACACCAGGTTAAGTGagaaaaacatacatacacagaagaagaaaaagaacaagaataATTCTTAGCATGAAGTTGAATGAAATAAGGCATCCAGTTCTGAGTAAAGACAGAACACTGCTTTGGAGAAACCAAAAATACTGCACTTCTTTTCTAACATGGTGAGATACACTGACATTTTGTAACATTGTGATGGCACCAAATGatgcttgctgtgaggccaccctgagtcccccttcaggggtgagaaaagtggggtacaagcgtatgaaatgaataaataaataaacacaaacttTTCAAACTTTCTAGAAATTGCCTTGATACCAGTGTATTCTTGCCTCTATGAAAACCTACCAAGGCTTTAAGAACTGCAGAGGAGGCCCTTTTCTGTCTTGCCACCACCACAGAAACATTTGGTAGGGATATTAGACAGGACCTTTCAGTTTTCCCCTCCATATCATCTTTCAGCAGGCAGACATTTTATTCTGGTGTGATTTGGCAACTGACTGGCAGATAAGGGAGTGTGTTTTAATTCTTGGGTGCTGTATTTCTTAATTGGTGTGCTTTTAATCTATTGATTGCTCTGTGGTGGGGAAACAAGATTCCCAAATAAATAGGGAATGTGCTTTGCTAATATTTACTTGGAATTTGAAAACAAGTTGTAACTTGTTGAGTTTATTGTCTAGTCAATGTAGTTAGGAATGAATTAGTGACACAATCAGCCAGATAAATTAGTCTTTACACGGATGCCATTTTAAACAGCAGCTCTATGCCAATACGCCCTCTTTCCACCTTTGATAATAtctactattttttaaaagattttcttcCACTGTGAATTTCCCAATAGATAGAAGTAGCAGCGAGTGAGAACACACAAAATAATTAAAGGTAATAGTCATTGTATGCACCCCTTATTACTAGCTCTAATAAGGACAGAAAGGAGGATACTAGGACAGGATGAGGGGAAAAGATGCAAAATACCTGTGGATGTTGTAATACTATTAT encodes:
- the PER2 gene encoding period circadian protein homolog 2, which produces MSDYLEMENAKMIVESTDIQMKNEQNLGVLQEDIEMNGESSAIDANEHYSSGHDSRNEGEENGKETAMIMESLECYKSSELTSKSKIQKELIKTLQELKGHLPPDKMIKGKSTILSTLKYALRSIKQVKANEEYYQLMMTNETYPCGLDVLSYTVEDVENITTEYIMKNSDMFAVAVSLATGKILYISDQVASILHCKKGSFKNARFVEFLAPQDVSVFYSATTPYRLPSWSICSGVESTIQECIEEKSFFCRISAGKERINEICYHPFRMTPYLIKVQDIEDQLCCVLLAEKVHSGYEAPRIPPNKRVFTTTHTPSCLFQDVDERAVPLLGYLPQDLIGTPVLMHLHPSDRPLMLAIHKKILQCGGQPFDYSPIRFCTRNGEYVTLDTSWSSFINPWSRKISFIIGRHKVRTGPLNEDVFAPHCAEEKNIHPNVQEITEQIHRLLLQPVHNSGSSGYGSLGSNGSHEHLMSVASSSDSNGNNNEDIQRIPKPNPSQGTCKDGPVTKNKEEYVPFDSRSQPENQKIPYGEKPSDQCGHMKNSTPLAENDTVGIACQRSLAGDELAWGDQPVYSYQQISCLDSVIRYLESCTADDAVKKKSQTVSNAVSLNSDILRNKMNDNSITTSTEENGQTKAHIGPAVLESPDKSSTVVGAHLTSLTLPGKPESVVSFTSQCSYSSTIVHVGDKKTQPEIEIIEDGPTGTEPTEGQLVAPQSNTSQKNQEKETFKKLGLTKEVLAVHTQKEEQNFLNKCKEIKKSHIFQYHCNYYFQEKSRKHPGGHGIYGLQHGSGIEHSWKKNGKNRKSKSKRYKPHESSDSTVSGTKTPHRFPLLGPNATGCTPSDTSRASHPTMPFPAVMPTYPLPVFPPVGTVPSGPEASLSGLNESQDLGNNCALPLPQFPAPLVTPMVALVLPNYVYPQVNHSVSQTLYPNPPSFSGQPSFSSPSQFTAQPPFAPLNPFPPQTVFPVQPFHCSPSADNEKSPVIESRNDPSRSCTPQSLGPQDQASTPLFQSRCSSPLQLNLLQLEEMPKVTENGTTGPLGSLGTVTDGGTTCKPMTSKDCNREAPSPVESPMEAQNCDTFSVSSDLLDILLQEDASSSRSGVSAATESLGSGSNGCGMSGSGTGSSETSHTSKYFGSIDSSENNHKTKVTEGEESEQFIKYVLQDPIWLLMANTDDSVMMTYQIPSRNLEAVLKEDKQKLKQMQKFQPKFTEDQKRELLEVYPLIQKGGLPEMVANSLCMYCEDNINSTSYTRDEEEVHEMELNEMSEDCGENNLNTLNCHQ